From the genome of Lentilactobacillus buchneri, one region includes:
- a CDS encoding acetoin reductase, with protein MAKLAIVTGAGQGIGEGIAHRLAKDGFAIAVADINGETADKVTADLTNDGYTAKSYHIDVADRERVFELVQKAVADLGELAVYVNNAGVAFINEIVDSAEKDIRRLLDVNLLGTYWGTQAAAEQFKKQGHGGRIVNAASLAGVEASALQSAYSISKFGVRGITQAASKELAKDQITVNAYDPGIVRTPLRDGIDKRTAEIKGISVAEQQKNCLSEISLGREATPEDVAKVVSWFASPDAAYITGQSILVDGGMRYQ; from the coding sequence ATGGCAAAATTAGCAATTGTAACTGGCGCAGGACAAGGAATCGGAGAAGGCATCGCTCATCGACTGGCAAAAGATGGGTTCGCGATTGCAGTCGCAGATATCAATGGGGAAACAGCTGATAAGGTAACCGCAGACTTGACTAACGACGGCTACACTGCCAAATCGTATCATATCGACGTGGCTGACCGCGAACGGGTCTTTGAATTAGTGCAAAAAGCGGTTGCCGATCTTGGTGAGCTTGCCGTGTACGTCAATAATGCCGGGGTGGCTTTCATCAACGAAATTGTTGATTCCGCGGAAAAAGACATCCGGCGATTATTGGATGTCAATTTATTAGGAACTTATTGGGGAACCCAGGCGGCGGCCGAACAATTCAAAAAACAGGGTCACGGTGGTCGAATCGTTAACGCGGCCTCCCTGGCCGGTGTTGAGGCATCTGCTCTGCAAAGCGCTTATTCGATTTCAAAGTTTGGCGTTCGGGGAATTACTCAAGCAGCTTCGAAGGAATTGGCAAAGGACCAAATCACCGTTAACGCTTACGATCCAGGAATTGTCAGAACACCTCTAAGAGACGGCATCGACAAACGGACCGCTGAAATCAAAGGAATCTCTGTCGCTGAACAACAAAAAAACTGCCTCAGTGAAATCTCACTGGGCAGAGAAGCGACACCAGAAGACGTTGCCAAAGTCGTTTCGTGGTTTGCATCCCCTGATGCCGCTTATATCACCGGCCAATCAATTCTAGTGGATGGTGGCATGAGATATCAATAG
- a CDS encoding cation diffusion facilitator family transporter yields MANTNQYDAGRNIQIDRQHRLSKLQEASQITWVNLSAYSAIMVAELIIGYLAQITVLIADGLNNLTGVCGAAILIIGLKMSKRPPDSNHVMGHWQYENIAALLSATIMFAVSIQIFVDGVFAVQRFLAGHTIRPNDWSLGVSIIAAMIIGILARFNKTKGIQLKNQALTASGQDLKSDAWTSFGTFLSIGGAYLGAQWLDGVATLIVGCLILHSSISIFRTTIMRLSEGFDPKDIQRYSETISAIPGVLGIEGIEPRWLGDQIVMKIGIYLDDDTDLKTAYAIGEKVEHNLMEKYDILDADVMSYPVSQKDNPHSAD; encoded by the coding sequence ATGGCAAACACAAATCAATATGACGCCGGCCGAAACATTCAAATCGACCGTCAGCACCGACTTAGCAAGCTTCAGGAAGCCTCGCAGATCACCTGGGTCAACCTGAGTGCCTACTCGGCCATCATGGTTGCCGAACTGATCATTGGGTATTTGGCACAAATTACCGTTTTGATTGCCGATGGGCTGAATAACCTCACCGGTGTTTGTGGTGCAGCTATTTTAATCATTGGCCTGAAAATGTCCAAGCGCCCACCGGACTCCAATCACGTGATGGGCCACTGGCAGTATGAAAATATTGCCGCACTTTTATCTGCGACAATCATGTTTGCAGTCAGTATCCAAATTTTTGTTGACGGCGTTTTTGCTGTCCAGCGATTCCTGGCTGGTCACACCATTCGACCGAATGACTGGTCGCTGGGCGTCAGCATCATTGCAGCCATGATCATTGGCATCTTGGCCCGGTTCAATAAAACCAAGGGTATTCAGCTGAAAAATCAAGCTCTCACCGCCTCCGGACAAGACCTTAAAAGTGATGCCTGGACCAGCTTTGGAACATTTCTTTCCATTGGCGGTGCCTACCTGGGGGCCCAATGGCTGGATGGAGTGGCAACTTTGATTGTCGGCTGCCTGATTCTCCACTCATCAATTAGTATTTTTAGAACAACCATTATGAGATTGAGTGAAGGTTTTGATCCAAAAGATATTCAACGTTATAGTGAGACCATTAGTGCCATCCCTGGGGTCCTCGGAATTGAAGGGATTGAGCCACGGTGGCTCGGAGATCAAATTGTCATGAAAATCGGCATCTATCTGGATGATGACACCGATTTAAAAACAGCCTATGCAATTGGTGAAAAAGTTGAACACAATTTGATGGAGAAATACGATATTCTCGATGCCGATGTGATGAGCTATCCGGTCAGTCAAAAAGACAATCCGCATTCGGCAGATTAA
- the jag gene encoding RNA-binding cell elongation regulator Jag/EloR, whose amino-acid sequence MTIYSGKTIQDAVEQGLTALSLTSDQVEVTVIQQPKNGFLGFGRKLAQVELVSKTNTKQQTNLNKSTNQPVSESKQHEEETENAVDIEEVSQKLANYLNDVLEAMGFSFKLKLDLKNRHSIYIDIDTDQESRLIGRHGRTINALQNLSQIFINRLGANNVTVELDTANYRSRRSESLVQLADKTARNAIANGKPVYLNPMPAFERKQIHNALADNDHVMTYSTGKEPHRVIVVAPK is encoded by the coding sequence ATGACAATTTACTCTGGAAAAACCATCCAAGACGCCGTAGAACAGGGTTTAACCGCACTATCACTCACTTCGGACCAAGTTGAAGTTACCGTTATTCAACAACCTAAGAATGGATTTTTAGGTTTCGGTCGCAAACTTGCACAGGTTGAACTTGTCAGTAAAACTAACACTAAACAACAGACAAACCTTAATAAATCAACTAATCAGCCGGTTTCAGAATCAAAACAGCATGAGGAAGAAACTGAAAACGCCGTTGACATTGAAGAAGTTTCCCAAAAACTTGCCAACTATTTGAACGATGTTTTAGAAGCAATGGGCTTCTCGTTCAAATTGAAGCTCGATTTAAAGAATCGGCATTCAATCTATATTGACATTGATACTGACCAGGAGAGCCGCTTAATCGGCCGTCATGGCCGCACGATTAATGCGCTCCAAAACTTGTCACAGATTTTTATTAATCGACTGGGTGCCAACAACGTTACCGTTGAGTTGGATACCGCAAACTACCGTTCCAGAAGAAGCGAGTCGCTGGTTCAACTGGCCGATAAGACTGCTCGGAATGCCATTGCCAACGGCAAGCCAGTCTACTTGAACCCAATGCCGGCATTTGAACGCAAACAAATTCATAATGCTTTGGCTGACAATGATCACGTGATGACGTATTCAACCGGCAAAGAACCTCATCGTGTCATTGTCGTTGCACCAAAATAG
- the mnmE gene encoding tRNA uridine-5-carboxymethylaminomethyl(34) synthesis GTPase MnmE has translation MVLTTTEFDTIAAISTPPGEGGISIIRISGEEALDVAKKLYRGKDLDKVASNTINYGHIIDPDTNEEVDEVMLSVMRAPHTYTEEDIVEINCHGGIVATNRILQLALSHGARMAEPGEFTKRAFLNGRIDLSQSEAVMDLIEAKTDRSMKAAINQLDGNLSHLIKHLRQDILDVLAQVEVNIDYPEYDDVETMTSKLLREKATDVHARIVQLLKTAKQGKILREGLATSIIGRPNVGKSSLLNNLLHEDKAIVTDVPGTTRDVLEEYVNVHGVPLKLVDTAGIRDTTDKVEKIGVDRSRKAINSADLVLLVLNASEPLTDEDKKLLSATQDKQRIIILNKTDLPTKIDQDQIKSLADGQNVISTSAIKADGLTQLEELIAKMFFDEGIESSQNDIMVTNARHIGLLNQAKQALEDVVKGLDDGMPVDLVQIDMTRCWDFLGEITGDSYQDELIDQLFSQFCLGK, from the coding sequence ATGGTTTTAACAACAACAGAATTTGATACGATTGCAGCGATTTCAACACCACCTGGTGAGGGCGGGATTTCGATTATCCGCATTAGCGGTGAAGAAGCACTTGATGTTGCAAAAAAGCTCTATCGTGGTAAAGACCTTGATAAAGTTGCCAGCAACACCATTAATTATGGCCACATCATTGATCCGGATACCAACGAAGAGGTCGATGAAGTAATGCTCTCCGTGATGAGAGCCCCTCACACTTATACTGAAGAGGATATTGTTGAAATTAACTGTCATGGTGGGATTGTTGCCACCAATCGGATTCTTCAGTTGGCACTGAGTCACGGTGCCAGAATGGCCGAGCCTGGTGAGTTTACCAAACGGGCATTTCTCAACGGCCGAATTGATTTGTCACAGTCTGAAGCCGTCATGGATCTGATTGAAGCCAAAACTGACCGTTCAATGAAAGCGGCGATTAATCAATTGGATGGTAATCTATCGCATTTGATTAAACATTTACGCCAAGATATTCTCGACGTGCTTGCCCAAGTAGAAGTCAACATCGACTATCCTGAGTACGATGATGTTGAAACCATGACTAGTAAATTGTTGCGGGAAAAGGCGACCGATGTCCATGCGCGAATTGTGCAACTGCTGAAGACTGCCAAACAAGGCAAGATCTTACGAGAAGGTTTGGCCACTTCGATTATTGGTCGGCCCAACGTCGGTAAGTCCAGTTTGTTGAACAATTTACTTCATGAAGACAAGGCAATCGTGACCGATGTGCCCGGTACTACCAGAGATGTCCTTGAAGAATATGTCAATGTCCACGGCGTGCCATTAAAATTGGTTGATACGGCCGGAATTCGCGATACGACTGACAAAGTTGAAAAAATCGGTGTTGATCGTTCCAGAAAAGCCATTAATAGTGCCGATTTGGTGCTGCTGGTGCTTAACGCCAGTGAGCCATTAACCGATGAGGACAAAAAGTTATTGAGTGCCACTCAAGACAAACAGCGGATCATCATCCTCAATAAGACTGATTTACCAACCAAAATTGATCAAGACCAAATTAAGTCTCTAGCTGACGGCCAGAACGTTATTTCGACTTCAGCGATTAAGGCAGACGGGTTGACGCAGCTGGAAGAATTGATTGCCAAGATGTTCTTTGATGAAGGAATTGAAAGCAGTCAAAACGACATTATGGTCACCAATGCCCGCCACATCGGTCTGTTAAATCAAGCCAAACAGGCTTTGGAAGACGTTGTCAAAGGATTGGATGATGGCATGCCGGTTGATTTGGTTCAAATTGACATGACTCGCTGCTGGGATTTCTTAGGTGAGATTACCGGCGACAGTTACCAAGATGAGTTAATTGATCAGTTATTCAGTCAATTCTGTTTAGGAAAATAA
- the mnmG gene encoding tRNA uridine-5-carboxymethylaminomethyl(34) synthesis enzyme MnmG, whose translation MKSLRVSDVKQKYRGQDYDVIVVGAGHAGCEAALAAARMGNKTLLLTINLDMVAFMPCNPSVGGPAKGTVVREVDALGGEMGKNIDKTYIQMRMLNTGKGPAVQALRAQADKHAYHAEMKHTIEKEPNLTLRQGIVDSLIVEDGVCKGVITNTGAECYAKAVVIAAGTAARGKIIIGELMYASGPNNSQPAEKLSGNLEALGFDLERFKTGTPPRVDGTTIDYSKTEEQPGDEKPHHFSFESSDENYLAVKDQLSCWLTYTNETTHKIIRDNLDRAPMFTGVIEGVGPRYCPSIEDKVVRFADKSRHQLFLEPEGRKTEEWYVDGLSTSMPEEVQQKMIHSIVGMENAQMMRPGYAIEYDIVAPYQLKPTLETKVVKNLFTAGQTNGTSGYEEAAGQGLIAGINAGRRALGKGPFVLKRNEAYIGVMIDDLVTKGTKEPYRLLTSRAEYRLLLRTDNADMRLTEKGHEIGLISDERYAKFLAKKKAIEAEFDRLNTIRIKPSDEVNQFVQEHGDKPLQDGVLASIFLRRPYVDYQTLMRFIPQAETKPDRHVIEQIEIQTKYAGYIKKAEQSVEKMKRMEAKKIPDRIDYDAIDGIATEARQKLQKIHPETIAQASRISGVNPADIAILSVYIQQGKISKLAE comes from the coding sequence GTGAAAAGTTTACGAGTTAGCGATGTTAAACAAAAATATCGCGGCCAAGATTATGATGTCATTGTCGTCGGCGCCGGTCATGCAGGCTGTGAAGCGGCTTTGGCTGCCGCCAGAATGGGCAACAAGACCCTCTTGCTGACCATTAATTTGGATATGGTGGCATTTATGCCATGTAATCCATCCGTTGGTGGCCCTGCCAAAGGGACAGTTGTCCGCGAAGTTGATGCTTTAGGCGGCGAAATGGGCAAGAATATTGATAAGACATACATCCAAATGCGGATGTTGAACACCGGTAAAGGACCAGCAGTTCAAGCGTTGCGTGCACAAGCTGATAAACATGCCTATCACGCCGAGATGAAACATACGATTGAAAAAGAACCCAATTTGACTTTGCGTCAGGGAATTGTTGATTCCTTGATTGTTGAAGACGGTGTTTGTAAAGGGGTTATCACCAATACTGGCGCTGAGTGTTATGCCAAGGCAGTTGTCATCGCTGCCGGAACCGCTGCTCGTGGAAAGATTATCATTGGCGAGTTGATGTACGCTTCTGGACCTAACAACTCACAACCGGCTGAAAAACTTTCAGGCAACTTGGAAGCGCTCGGTTTTGATTTGGAGCGTTTCAAGACTGGAACCCCACCGCGAGTTGACGGGACAACGATTGACTACTCCAAGACAGAGGAACAACCTGGCGATGAGAAACCGCACCACTTTAGTTTTGAATCTTCTGATGAGAACTACCTGGCAGTCAAAGACCAGCTATCCTGCTGGTTGACCTACACGAATGAAACGACCCACAAGATTATCCGCGATAATCTTGATCGGGCACCAATGTTTACTGGTGTTATCGAGGGAGTCGGTCCCCGTTATTGCCCATCAATTGAGGATAAAGTGGTTCGTTTCGCTGACAAGAGCCGCCACCAACTATTTTTGGAGCCTGAAGGCAGAAAAACCGAGGAATGGTATGTCGATGGCCTGTCAACTTCGATGCCCGAAGAGGTCCAGCAAAAAATGATTCATTCAATCGTCGGCATGGAAAATGCCCAGATGATGCGGCCCGGCTACGCAATCGAATACGATATCGTTGCACCCTATCAACTGAAGCCGACTTTGGAAACCAAAGTTGTCAAAAACCTCTTTACAGCCGGTCAAACCAATGGAACATCAGGCTATGAAGAAGCTGCCGGTCAAGGGCTGATTGCCGGCATCAACGCTGGTCGTCGCGCACTTGGCAAAGGGCCATTTGTCTTAAAACGGAACGAAGCATACATCGGCGTCATGATTGATGATTTGGTTACCAAAGGGACCAAAGAACCATACCGTTTGTTAACCAGCCGAGCAGAATATCGTTTATTGTTGCGGACTGACAATGCCGACATGCGTCTGACAGAAAAAGGCCACGAGATTGGCTTAATTTCTGACGAGCGCTACGCTAAGTTCTTAGCTAAGAAAAAGGCCATTGAAGCTGAATTTGATCGTTTGAACACCATTCGGATTAAGCCGTCAGATGAAGTGAACCAGTTTGTTCAGGAACACGGTGACAAACCGTTGCAAGACGGGGTACTGGCATCAATCTTTCTGCGCCGACCATACGTCGATTACCAGACATTGATGCGGTTCATTCCCCAAGCAGAGACAAAGCCTGATCGTCACGTGATCGAGCAAATTGAAATTCAGACCAAATATGCCGGCTATATCAAGAAAGCCGAGCAAAGTGTTGAAAAGATGAAGCGGATGGAAGCTAAAAAGATTCCAGACCGGATTGATTACGATGCAATTGATGGCATCGCTACCGAAGCCCGTCAGAAACTGCAGAAAATTCATCCTGAGACAATTGCCCAAGCATCCCGAATTAGTGGTGTGAACCCTGCCGATATCGCGATTTTGAGCGTTTATATTCAACAGGGGAAGATTAGTAAGCTGGCTGAGTAG
- a CDS encoding multidrug effflux MFS transporter — MNTNLKLGNKIWLIFILGTISATGPLSIDLYLPALPEMTRDLSAQPSLIQLSLSACLIGLALGQLISGPLSDKYGRKKPLMIGFFIFGLVSLMIAYSSSVYLLIGLRFIQGLAGASGQVLSRAIASDMFSGPLLTKFYSMLSAVNGIFPVISPVIGGFMIRYVEWQGIFILLAVIGFVLVLALWLGIKETLPQEKRISGSPGKSIGQMFKLLKNSRFVRLVLATGLVSGGLFSYISASSFVFQNFFHMSVQNFSLLYALNGIGIAIGSVIPGALAGHFSEAGQTKVILTSTFITSVLLTLSALFLNNLLLVIILVFLTVTQFGMLFTLTTSIIMNLTLHNNGGLSAMLGLSQNAIGGIMSPLVGLMGTGTYLPMSVAIMGCMGLSLFLFSTIHNRQRSLS, encoded by the coding sequence ATGAACACAAACCTAAAACTAGGAAATAAAATTTGGCTGATCTTTATTCTGGGAACGATCAGTGCAACCGGACCGCTGTCAATCGATCTGTATTTACCGGCCCTTCCCGAAATGACCCGTGACCTATCCGCCCAGCCTTCACTCATTCAGCTGAGCCTAAGTGCCTGTCTCATCGGGTTAGCCCTGGGGCAGCTGATTTCTGGACCATTAAGTGACAAATATGGGCGCAAGAAGCCGTTGATGATCGGGTTTTTCATCTTTGGTCTGGTATCCTTGATGATCGCCTACAGCAGTTCAGTTTATCTGCTGATCGGCTTAAGGTTCATTCAGGGTCTGGCTGGGGCAAGTGGGCAGGTGCTCTCCCGGGCAATCGCTTCAGATATGTTCTCAGGGCCTCTGCTAACCAAATTTTACTCGATGCTATCAGCGGTCAATGGGATCTTCCCGGTCATCTCACCAGTCATTGGCGGCTTTATGATCCGCTATGTCGAGTGGCAGGGAATTTTCATCCTGTTAGCAGTCATTGGATTTGTCTTAGTCCTGGCACTCTGGCTGGGAATTAAGGAAACCTTACCTCAAGAGAAACGAATTTCTGGCAGTCCGGGGAAATCAATTGGCCAAATGTTTAAGTTATTGAAAAACTCGCGCTTTGTCCGCCTGGTACTGGCAACTGGATTGGTCTCCGGTGGTCTATTCAGCTATATTTCTGCTTCATCATTTGTATTCCAGAACTTCTTCCACATGTCAGTTCAAAACTTCAGCCTACTCTACGCATTGAATGGCATCGGGATCGCCATTGGCTCAGTCATTCCAGGGGCCTTGGCGGGACACTTTAGTGAAGCTGGTCAAACCAAAGTTATTTTGACATCCACCTTTATAACCTCTGTTTTACTAACATTGAGCGCCTTATTCTTGAACAATCTCCTGCTGGTGATCATCTTAGTGTTCTTAACGGTTACTCAATTTGGAATGTTATTTACATTAACCACTTCAATTATCATGAACCTGACATTACATAACAACGGTGGTCTTTCAGCAATGTTGGGCTTGTCGCAAAATGCAATTGGCGGGATCATGTCACCGTTGGTCGGATTGATGGGGACTGGGACCTATCTGCCAATGTCAGTGGCAATTATGGGATGTATGGGGTTGAGTTTATTTCTTTTCAGTACTATTCATAATAGGCAACGCTCACTCAGTTAA
- a CDS encoding ISL3 family transposase: MSNDTTKMLLGIDDEHLKIENGKIGDDGVIRLNGSLNYSPKACRNCGVINDHQIIGYGWRKTTIRFAKTLGSTVILCLNRRNFHCKACHTNFLAQTSAVPKHCTISNTTRKQCLEKLTEPVSLKHIANELSTSDSFVGRQLLRAEHDFQTNWHYLPKVLLMDEVKSTKSATDAMSFEFMDAETHELIDLLPFRTIYQLQKYFQHYDQAARENVKIIVTDMNYTYPKLVGQIFPNAIVVIDPFHLVNALNRAFNKTRVRLMKTLATSSRQYHALKRYWKLLLTPANHLNYEAFRKWTNFPYPATATDVVDALLDIDPELKQTYDVMNRLRETIKNRDWPNYNQAFHHLQGCSEEMLAALQTLAAHHDEIGNTFTHHYTNGPLEGSNNKIKVIKRTGFGYRNFFRFRLRVLFAFRVHTKRALITK, from the coding sequence ATGTCAAATGATACTACGAAAATGTTGTTAGGAATAGATGATGAACACTTAAAAATTGAGAATGGCAAAATAGGTGATGATGGGGTAATCAGATTAAATGGATCACTGAACTATTCTCCCAAGGCCTGCCGCAATTGTGGGGTTATTAATGATCACCAGATCATTGGCTATGGTTGGCGGAAGACCACCATTAGATTCGCTAAAACATTGGGCAGCACGGTTATCCTATGCCTCAATCGGCGAAACTTTCACTGTAAGGCTTGTCATACCAACTTCCTGGCGCAGACGAGTGCAGTGCCGAAGCACTGCACGATTTCAAATACAACCCGGAAACAATGTTTAGAGAAGTTAACGGAACCAGTGAGCCTCAAACACATTGCCAATGAATTGTCCACTTCGGATTCATTCGTTGGTCGGCAGCTCTTGCGCGCTGAACACGACTTTCAAACCAACTGGCACTACTTACCCAAAGTTCTCCTCATGGACGAAGTTAAAAGTACTAAGAGCGCCACCGACGCGATGAGCTTTGAATTTATGGACGCGGAAACCCACGAATTGATTGACCTGTTGCCCTTTAGAACCATCTATCAGCTTCAAAAGTACTTCCAACATTATGACCAAGCCGCGCGAGAAAATGTGAAAATTATCGTTACCGATATGAACTATACCTATCCCAAATTGGTTGGGCAGATCTTCCCGAACGCCATCGTTGTCATCGATCCCTTCCACCTGGTTAACGCTTTAAACCGGGCTTTTAATAAGACGCGAGTGCGTCTCATGAAAACCCTGGCCACTTCCTCACGCCAGTATCACGCCTTGAAACGCTATTGGAAACTATTATTAACGCCGGCCAATCACCTTAACTACGAGGCTTTCCGTAAGTGGACAAACTTCCCTTATCCGGCAACTGCCACGGATGTGGTTGATGCTTTACTGGACATTGATCCCGAGCTCAAGCAAACTTACGACGTGATGAATCGGTTACGTGAAACCATCAAAAACCGCGACTGGCCCAACTATAATCAAGCCTTTCACCACCTGCAGGGGTGCTCGGAAGAGATGTTGGCAGCCCTCCAAACCTTGGCGGCTCATCATGATGAAATTGGCAACACTTTCACCCACCACTACACCAACGGGCCATTAGAAGGTTCAAACAACAAGATTAAAGTCATTAAGCGCACTGGATTTGGTTACCGAAACTTCTTCAGATTCCGGCTAAGAGTGCTGTTCGCTTTTCGAGTTCATACAAAAAGAGCCCTAATCACCAAGTGA
- the lepB gene encoding signal peptidase I gives MKVFKEIMSWVIPILVGLLVALLIRQFVFTFARVDGPSMEPNLVNKERLIVWRHAKIKHLSVIVFDAHGEDPTATKPKTDYVKRVIGLPGDTVSSKNGNIYVNGKAVPQKFISMSERTTGTGNWNLKSLSKSWDKNTNATKVPKGEYFVLGDHRSVSNDGRYWGFVPKKKITGVAKTFFWETNKTKRTNVNSLGY, from the coding sequence ATGAAAGTATTTAAAGAAATTATGAGCTGGGTAATCCCCATCTTGGTTGGGCTGCTGGTTGCCCTATTGATTCGCCAGTTTGTCTTCACGTTCGCCCGGGTGGATGGTCCTTCGATGGAACCCAATCTCGTTAATAAAGAGCGCTTGATTGTTTGGCGGCATGCCAAGATTAAGCATCTGAGCGTCATCGTTTTTGATGCCCATGGTGAAGATCCAACGGCTACCAAGCCTAAAACCGACTATGTTAAGCGGGTGATCGGCCTACCTGGCGATACCGTCTCCAGTAAGAACGGCAATATCTACGTGAATGGAAAAGCTGTTCCCCAGAAGTTCATTAGCATGAGCGAACGGACGACTGGAACCGGCAATTGGAATTTGAAATCATTATCCAAGAGCTGGGACAAAAATACCAATGCCACCAAGGTTCCCAAGGGTGAGTATTTCGTCCTTGGTGACCATCGAAGCGTCTCAAATGACGGTCGTTATTGGGGCTTTGTTCCAAAGAAGAAGATTACCGGCGTAGCAAAGACCTTCTTCTGGGAAACCAACAAGACCAAACGAACTAACGTTAACAGTCTAGGCTATTAA
- a CDS encoding histidine phosphatase family protein has protein sequence MKTIYFVRHGQTLLNQFRRMQGWVDSPLTQKGESQAKATGEKLADVHFDLAISSDMMRAIHTLDIILANNHASGGVSREVSLDVREIYFGSFEGIDSIQTWNMIGGPLGHRNQEDLIEEYGLLKMRDFMHAADPFHKAETSAHLESRINSAVEHIQSELTDGQNALVVSHGTFLRNLATLYTDDATVVKQPRNGSITQLDVTDTPHIISYNE, from the coding sequence ATGAAAACCATTTATTTTGTGCGCCATGGTCAAACGTTACTCAATCAATTTCGGCGGATGCAAGGCTGGGTGGACTCACCATTGACTCAAAAGGGCGAGTCCCAGGCAAAGGCAACTGGGGAAAAACTTGCTGATGTCCATTTTGATTTGGCAATCAGTTCCGATATGATGCGGGCGATTCATACTTTAGACATTATTCTGGCAAATAATCATGCTTCGGGTGGCGTTTCTCGAGAAGTGTCCCTGGACGTTCGCGAAATTTACTTTGGCTCATTTGAGGGAATCGACAGTATCCAAACATGGAACATGATTGGCGGACCGCTGGGACATCGTAATCAAGAGGACTTGATCGAAGAATATGGCCTCCTCAAAATGCGTGATTTCATGCATGCCGCCGATCCATTTCACAAAGCCGAGACTTCTGCTCACCTCGAGAGTCGAATCAACAGTGCAGTCGAACATATTCAATCTGAACTGACAGACGGTCAGAACGCCTTGGTTGTTTCACATGGAACTTTTCTGAGAAACCTGGCGACTTTATATACTGATGATGCAACAGTTGTTAAGCAGCCCCGTAACGGTAGCATTACCCAGCTGGACGTGACCGACACGCCGCATATTATTTCCTACAATGAATAA